A genomic segment from Microbacterium sp. SORGH_AS_0428 encodes:
- a CDS encoding response regulator transcription factor: MTRVLIVEDEPDLADPLAYLLRREGFEVEIAEDGAVALSAFRERGADIVLLDLMLPGMPGTEVCRQIRTVSSVPIIMLTAKDSEVDIVVGLELGADDYVTKPYSARELLARMRAVLRRFAQVEADLDERVLQGGRVTLDIDRHTVTVGGEEINMPLKEFELLEVLMRNAGRVLTRGQLIDRVWGTDYFGDTKTLDVHIKRIRSRIEENPSDPVMLVTVRGLGYRFEA, translated from the coding sequence ATGACCCGCGTCCTGATCGTCGAGGACGAGCCCGACCTCGCCGACCCGCTTGCCTACCTGCTTCGCAGGGAGGGGTTCGAGGTCGAGATCGCCGAAGACGGCGCCGTCGCGCTCTCCGCTTTCCGTGAGCGCGGTGCCGACATCGTGCTGCTCGACCTCATGCTGCCCGGCATGCCGGGCACCGAGGTGTGCCGGCAGATCCGCACCGTCTCGTCCGTGCCGATCATCATGCTGACCGCCAAGGACAGCGAGGTCGACATCGTCGTGGGGCTGGAGCTCGGCGCCGACGACTACGTCACCAAGCCGTACTCGGCCCGCGAGCTCCTGGCGCGGATGCGGGCGGTGCTGCGCCGCTTCGCCCAGGTGGAGGCCGACCTCGACGAGCGCGTCCTCCAGGGCGGAAGGGTGACGCTCGACATCGACCGCCACACCGTGACCGTGGGCGGCGAAGAGATCAACATGCCGCTCAAGGAGTTCGAACTCCTCGAGGTGCTGATGCGCAACGCCGGTCGAGTGCTGACTCGCGGGCAGCTCATCGACCGCGTGTGGGGCACCGACTACTTCGGCGACACGAAGACCCTGGACGTGCACATCAAACGCATCCGGTCGCGTATCGAGGAGAACCCGAGCGACCCGGTCATGCTGGTGACCGTCCGCGGACTCGGGTACCGGTTCGAGGCCTGA
- a CDS encoding class I SAM-dependent methyltransferase, with amino-acid sequence MSPTPSGRITRGTTGTNRLRRVDRWIARHRSLRTAEPEPLVVDLGFGASGVTALELEARLHRIRPDVRVYGLEIDPARVTRARAQLESVREGATIFRPDARVSFARGGFEIPLPDRPRIIRAFNVLRQYDEDEVPAAWERMTSRLDAGGILVEGTCDELGRISTWVEIGPDALPRTLTISLRLTGLELPSIAAERLPKALIHRNVPGEGVHELLRALDAEWTRAAPLATFSPAQRWQAALTALAAGGWPLRQRSRWRLGELTVPWERVAPR; translated from the coding sequence ATGAGTCCTACGCCGTCGGGTCGCATCACCCGGGGCACGACGGGTACCAACCGCCTCCGCCGGGTGGACAGGTGGATCGCTCGCCACCGCTCGCTGCGGACCGCGGAGCCGGAACCGCTCGTGGTGGATCTCGGGTTCGGTGCGAGCGGCGTCACCGCGCTGGAGCTCGAGGCACGGCTGCACCGCATCCGCCCGGATGTGCGCGTGTACGGTCTCGAGATCGATCCCGCACGCGTGACCCGTGCTCGCGCGCAGCTCGAGAGCGTGCGCGAGGGGGCGACGATCTTCCGTCCCGACGCGCGGGTCTCGTTCGCCCGCGGCGGCTTCGAGATCCCGCTGCCGGACCGTCCGCGCATTATCCGCGCGTTCAACGTGCTCCGTCAGTACGACGAGGATGAGGTTCCGGCGGCGTGGGAGCGGATGACGTCGCGCTTGGATGCGGGCGGGATCCTCGTGGAGGGGACGTGCGACGAGCTCGGTCGCATCAGCACGTGGGTGGAGATCGGGCCCGACGCCCTCCCGCGCACGCTGACGATCTCGCTGCGGCTGACCGGTCTGGAGCTTCCCTCGATCGCGGCCGAGCGTCTTCCGAAGGCGCTGATCCACCGCAATGTGCCGGGCGAGGGCGTGCACGAGCTGCTGCGCGCGCTGGATGCCGAGTGGACGCGCGCGGCGCCTCTGGCGACGTTCTCCCCCGCGCAGCGGTGGCAGGCGGCGCTCACGGCGCTCGCGGCCGGCGGCTGGCCCCTCCGGCAGCGTTCGCGGTGGCGCCTGGGCGAGCTGACGGTGCCGTGGGAGCGCGTCGCGCCCCGATGA
- a CDS encoding response regulator transcription factor, translating into MAQLLVLSSAGSAPALPALELLSHRVRQIPAEPAQLVNAPNADVVFVDARHDLVGAKSLCKILTTTGLDAPLVLIVTEGGLTAVSTDWGVDDVILVGAGPAEVDARIRLAVGRMSKEQVSTRIQTSGITIDESSYSAKVHGKPLDLTYKEFQLLHFFATHPSRVFTREQLLSEVWGYDYFGGTRTVDVHVRRLRAKLGDLEQLIGTVRNVGYRFNVYEEDQIPAAGERAGS; encoded by the coding sequence TTGGCACAGCTTCTCGTTCTGAGTTCCGCCGGTAGCGCGCCCGCGCTCCCGGCGCTGGAGCTGTTGAGCCATCGTGTCCGTCAGATCCCGGCAGAGCCCGCACAGTTGGTGAACGCCCCCAACGCGGACGTCGTCTTCGTCGACGCACGCCACGATCTGGTGGGCGCCAAGTCGCTGTGCAAGATCCTGACGACCACGGGACTCGATGCGCCGCTCGTGCTCATCGTCACCGAGGGCGGTCTCACCGCGGTGTCCACCGACTGGGGCGTCGACGACGTGATCCTCGTCGGCGCGGGCCCTGCCGAGGTCGACGCCCGCATCCGGCTCGCCGTCGGGCGCATGTCGAAGGAGCAGGTCTCGACCCGCATCCAGACCTCCGGCATCACGATCGACGAGTCCTCGTACTCCGCCAAGGTGCACGGCAAGCCGCTGGATCTGACCTACAAGGAGTTCCAGCTGCTGCACTTCTTCGCGACGCATCCGTCGAGGGTGTTCACGCGGGAGCAACTGCTCAGCGAGGTCTGGGGCTACGACTACTTCGGCGGCACCCGCACGGTCGACGTGCACGTCAGGCGCCTGCGCGCCAAGCTCGGCGACCTCGAGCAGCTCATCGGCACCGTGCGCAACGTGGGCTACCGCTTCAACGTGTACGAAGAGGACCAGATCCCGGCTGCCGGGGAGCGCGCCGGATCCTGA
- a CDS encoding glycine cleavage T C-terminal barrel domain-containing protein codes for MIDSPAGAITDGDVLLHLGDPMREQRALVRGTAVAPRAGRGVIAVTGADRLSWLDSITTQALARLEPGVSTELLVLDPQGRVEHAAGVLDDGETTWLIADADDAPALAAWLGRMRFRLRVEVRDAATEVAVVGATDAGLALIRPLVVGETPLVWRDPWPGVAVGGAAYGPIEEHPGTERSWNEALVDAAEAARLGQLAASGEIGFAGELAVEALRVAAWRPRFADEVDERTIPHELDWLRTAVHLDKGCYRGQETVAKVHNLGHPPRRLVSLHLDGSAESLPARGDAVVVGDVEIGRITSAGRHYEDGPIALAVIKRTADTDADVVVRTADGDVAASVTTVVPPDAGASAGVPRLPRLSRRR; via the coding sequence ATGATCGATTCGCCCGCCGGCGCGATCACCGACGGCGACGTGCTGCTGCACCTCGGCGACCCGATGCGCGAACAGCGTGCACTGGTGCGCGGCACGGCCGTCGCACCGCGCGCGGGCCGCGGCGTCATCGCCGTCACGGGCGCCGACCGGTTGAGCTGGCTCGATTCGATCACGACCCAGGCGCTGGCGCGGCTGGAGCCCGGGGTGTCGACCGAACTCCTGGTGCTCGATCCGCAGGGACGCGTGGAGCACGCCGCGGGCGTGCTGGACGACGGCGAGACGACCTGGCTCATCGCGGATGCGGATGACGCGCCCGCCCTCGCGGCCTGGCTGGGCCGCATGCGCTTCCGGTTGCGGGTCGAGGTCCGCGATGCCGCGACCGAGGTCGCGGTCGTGGGCGCGACGGATGCGGGACTCGCCCTCATCCGCCCCCTCGTCGTCGGCGAGACGCCGCTCGTCTGGCGTGATCCGTGGCCGGGCGTCGCCGTCGGCGGCGCCGCGTACGGTCCCATCGAGGAGCATCCCGGCACCGAGCGCAGCTGGAACGAAGCACTCGTCGATGCCGCCGAGGCGGCACGTCTCGGGCAGTTGGCCGCATCCGGGGAGATCGGCTTCGCGGGCGAGCTCGCGGTCGAGGCTCTTCGCGTCGCCGCCTGGCGCCCCCGCTTCGCCGACGAGGTCGACGAGCGCACGATCCCGCACGAGCTCGACTGGCTCCGCACCGCCGTGCACCTCGACAAGGGGTGCTACCGCGGACAGGAGACCGTGGCCAAGGTGCACAACCTCGGTCACCCCCCGCGCCGTCTGGTCAGCCTGCACCTCGACGGCAGCGCCGAATCCCTTCCCGCGCGCGGCGATGCGGTCGTCGTCGGCGACGTCGAGATCGGTCGCATCACGTCGGCCGGCCGCCATTACGAGGACGGGCCCATCGCCCTGGCCGTCATCAAACGCACGGCCGACACCGACGCCGACGTCGTGGTGCGCACCGCGGACGGCGATGTCGCCGCATCCGTCACGACCGTCGTGCCGCCGGATGCGGGCGCCAGCGCCGGCGTGCCGCGCTTGCCCCGACTCTCGCGCCGGCGGTGA
- a CDS encoding phosphoglyceromutase, whose amino-acid sequence MTTPHTLILLRHGQSQWNELNLFTGWVDVRLTDQGKAEAARGGELLAEAGLLPDVVHTSLLSRAIQTANLALDAADRLWIPVKRTWRLNERHYGALQGKDKAETLAEFGQEQFMLWRRSFDVPPPPLDDASEFSQVNDPRYAGIDGEVPRTESLKLVIDRLLPYWSESIVPDLTAGKTVLVAAHGNSLRGLVKHLEGISDDDIAELNIPTGIPLVYRLDENLQALGKGEYLDPEAAAAGAAAVANQGK is encoded by the coding sequence ATGACCACCCCTCACACCCTGATCCTGCTGCGCCACGGCCAAAGCCAGTGGAACGAGCTCAACCTCTTCACCGGATGGGTCGACGTGCGCCTGACCGACCAGGGCAAGGCCGAGGCCGCCCGCGGCGGCGAGCTGCTCGCCGAGGCAGGCCTGCTGCCCGATGTCGTCCACACGTCGCTGCTGAGCCGCGCGATCCAGACCGCCAACCTCGCGCTCGACGCCGCCGACCGCCTGTGGATCCCCGTCAAGCGCACCTGGCGCCTCAACGAGCGCCACTACGGCGCGCTGCAGGGCAAGGACAAGGCCGAGACCCTCGCCGAGTTCGGCCAGGAGCAGTTCATGCTGTGGCGTCGTTCGTTCGACGTTCCGCCGCCGCCGCTCGATGACGCATCCGAGTTCAGCCAGGTGAACGACCCGCGCTACGCCGGGATCGACGGCGAGGTGCCCCGCACCGAGTCGCTCAAGCTCGTGATCGACCGACTCCTGCCGTACTGGAGCGAGTCCATCGTCCCCGACCTCACCGCAGGCAAGACGGTGCTCGTCGCCGCCCACGGCAATTCGCTCCGCGGCTTGGTGAAGCACCTCGAGGGCATCAGCGACGACGACATCGCCGAGCTCAACATCCCCACCGGCATCCCGCTGGTGTATCGCCTCGACGAGAACCTGCAGGCGCTGGGCAAGGGCGAGTACCTCGACCCCGAAGCAGCCGCGGCGGGCGCTGCCGCCGTCGCCAACCAGGGCAAGTAA
- a CDS encoding GNAT family N-acetyltransferase: MLDYRLDDPTRGAAHDLVVSHLAAMHAGTPAESVHALDATGLSSPDVTFWSAWSDGELAGIGALKRWGDDRGELKSMRVADAFRGTGVGRGMLRHILAEAATMGLTSVWLETGSTPEFVPAVRLYESEGFLRCGPFADYRDDPLSLYFTRAV, encoded by the coding sequence ATGCTCGATTACCGCCTCGACGACCCGACCCGCGGCGCAGCGCACGATCTCGTGGTCTCGCACCTCGCCGCCATGCACGCCGGCACGCCCGCCGAGAGCGTGCACGCGCTGGACGCCACGGGGTTGAGCAGCCCCGACGTCACCTTCTGGTCTGCGTGGTCCGACGGCGAGCTCGCCGGCATCGGCGCTCTCAAGCGGTGGGGTGACGACCGCGGCGAGCTGAAGTCCATGCGGGTCGCCGACGCCTTCCGCGGGACGGGCGTCGGTCGCGGGATGCTCCGCCACATCCTCGCCGAAGCGGCGACGATGGGCCTGACGAGCGTGTGGCTCGAGACCGGCAGCACACCGGAGTTCGTTCCCGCGGTACGCCTCTACGAGAGCGAGGGCTTCCTCCGCTGCGGGCCGTTCGCCGACTACCGCGACGACCCGCTGTCGCTCTACTTCACGCGGGCGGTCTGA
- a CDS encoding ATP-binding protein, translating to MRIFAGRLSAEAQRLASLTSRVMNLSRLQSADELAEVGDVSVDSVVTAAIEAHALAAGSSGVTVVRGGTRGLYVRGDTQILTEALGNLVANAIAYSPSGSSVGIGVKQVHNSVEIAVTDRGIGISEADQQRVFERFFRSDQARSRRTGGTGLGLSIVKHAVQRHGGEVRVWSRVGRGSTFTIQLPIAMPPDDLEAVTPRGRRRPKKTKKTPAATSAAAPNPNGVTE from the coding sequence GTGCGCATCTTCGCCGGCCGCCTGAGCGCCGAGGCGCAGCGGCTGGCCTCCCTGACCTCTCGCGTCATGAACCTCTCGCGGCTGCAGTCGGCGGACGAGCTCGCCGAGGTCGGCGACGTGTCGGTGGACTCCGTCGTCACCGCCGCGATCGAGGCGCACGCGCTGGCCGCCGGCTCCTCCGGGGTCACGGTCGTCCGGGGCGGCACACGGGGTCTGTATGTGCGCGGCGACACGCAGATCCTCACCGAGGCGCTCGGCAACCTGGTGGCCAACGCGATCGCGTACTCGCCCAGCGGGTCGAGTGTCGGCATCGGCGTGAAGCAGGTGCACAACTCCGTCGAGATCGCGGTCACCGACCGGGGCATCGGCATCTCCGAGGCCGATCAGCAACGCGTCTTCGAGCGGTTCTTCCGCTCGGACCAGGCACGCTCCCGCCGCACCGGCGGTACGGGGCTGGGGCTGTCGATCGTGAAGCACGCCGTTCAGCGGCACGGCGGCGAGGTCCGCGTGTGGTCACGTGTCGGACGCGGCTCGACCTTCACCATCCAGCTTCCGATCGCGATGCCGCCGGACGACCTCGAGGCAGTGACGCCCCGCGGCCGGCGTCGTCCCAAGAAGACCAAGAAGACCCCCGCCGCGACCTCTGCCGCGGCACCGAATCCGAACGGAGTCACCGAATGA
- a CDS encoding RNA degradosome polyphosphate kinase, producing MISDVMLDAGLGDADDDDFDVTDGGDTELPEARYLDRELSWLAFNQRVLELAEDPAVPTLERANFLAIFGSNLDEFFMVRVAGLKRRIITGLAVPTNVGRAAQDVLADISGEAHALQLRHAEAWQQLVRPALANSGIEVIGWGDLDEDDRARLSDYFQSQVFPVLMPLAVDPAHPFPYISGLSLNLAIRIRNAKTGRQEFARLKVPPMLPRFVEVSRDGERVRYLALEDLIANHLSDLFPGMEILDHHAFRLTRNEDMVIEEDETENLIQALEAELMRRRFGPPIRLEITDDMDELTLDLLIKELDITEQEVYRLPGPLDLRGLFDLSRIDRPDLHYPPHVPTTALAFQPGDNNERADIFAAIRKGDVLVHHPYESFATSVQAFLEQAAKDPHVLAIKQTLYRTSGDSPIVQALIDAAEAGKQVLALVEVKARFDEANNIVWARKLEKAGVHVVYGLVGLKTHCKLALVIREENGVLRSYCHVGTGNYNPKTSRIYEDFGLFTASDEVGRDLTRLFNELSGYAIEKKFKRLLVAPLHLRKGLVRLIERERKHALDGKSSGIRIKVNSMVDEQIIDALYRASRAGVPVEVWVRGICSIRPGVEGLSENITVRSILGRYLEHSRIFAFDNDGDPETFIGSADMMHRNLDRRVEALVRITAPAQIAELSDLFSLAMSDNTSSWWLEGDGTWTRHSTDAEGKALVDLQDKTMFQVQRRRRSRAVR from the coding sequence ATGATCTCCGACGTGATGCTCGATGCGGGCCTGGGCGATGCCGACGACGACGACTTCGACGTCACCGACGGCGGCGACACCGAACTTCCCGAAGCCCGGTATCTCGATCGCGAGCTGAGCTGGCTGGCGTTCAACCAGCGCGTGCTGGAGCTCGCGGAGGACCCGGCCGTGCCCACGCTCGAGCGCGCCAACTTTCTCGCCATCTTCGGCAGCAACCTCGACGAGTTCTTCATGGTGCGCGTCGCGGGGCTCAAGCGTCGCATCATCACGGGGCTCGCGGTGCCGACGAACGTCGGCCGCGCGGCGCAAGACGTCCTCGCCGACATCTCCGGAGAGGCCCACGCCCTCCAGCTGCGTCACGCCGAGGCCTGGCAGCAGCTGGTGCGGCCCGCACTGGCGAACTCCGGCATCGAGGTGATCGGCTGGGGCGACCTCGACGAAGACGACCGCGCGCGTCTGTCCGACTACTTCCAGTCGCAGGTGTTCCCGGTGCTCATGCCGCTCGCGGTCGATCCCGCTCACCCCTTCCCCTACATCTCCGGCCTGTCGCTGAACCTGGCCATCCGCATCCGGAACGCCAAGACCGGCCGACAGGAGTTCGCGCGCCTGAAGGTGCCGCCCATGCTCCCGCGGTTCGTCGAGGTCTCGCGCGACGGCGAGCGCGTGCGCTACCTCGCACTCGAAGACCTGATCGCCAACCACCTCTCCGACCTGTTCCCGGGCATGGAGATCCTCGACCACCACGCGTTCCGCCTCACGCGCAACGAAGACATGGTGATCGAAGAGGACGAGACGGAGAACCTCATCCAGGCGCTCGAGGCCGAGCTCATGCGCCGGCGTTTCGGGCCGCCGATCCGCCTCGAGATCACCGATGACATGGACGAGCTGACCCTCGATCTGCTGATCAAGGAACTCGACATCACCGAGCAGGAGGTCTATCGCCTCCCGGGGCCGCTGGATCTGCGGGGGCTCTTCGATCTCTCTCGCATCGACCGCCCCGACCTGCACTACCCGCCGCACGTTCCCACGACGGCGCTGGCGTTTCAGCCGGGCGACAACAACGAGCGCGCCGACATCTTCGCCGCCATCCGCAAGGGTGACGTGCTGGTGCACCATCCGTACGAGTCCTTCGCCACCAGCGTGCAGGCCTTCCTCGAGCAGGCCGCGAAGGACCCGCACGTGCTCGCGATCAAGCAGACCCTGTATCGCACCTCGGGCGACAGCCCCATCGTGCAAGCGCTCATCGACGCCGCCGAGGCGGGCAAGCAGGTGCTGGCCCTCGTCGAGGTCAAGGCGCGCTTCGACGAGGCCAACAACATCGTCTGGGCCCGCAAGCTCGAGAAGGCCGGCGTACACGTCGTCTACGGCCTCGTCGGGCTGAAGACGCACTGCAAACTCGCCCTCGTGATCCGCGAGGAGAACGGCGTGCTGCGCAGCTACTGCCACGTCGGCACCGGCAACTACAACCCGAAGACCAGCCGCATCTACGAGGACTTCGGCCTGTTCACCGCGAGCGACGAGGTGGGTCGCGACCTCACCCGCCTGTTCAACGAGCTGAGCGGGTACGCGATCGAGAAGAAGTTCAAGCGTCTGCTCGTCGCGCCGCTGCACCTGCGCAAAGGTCTTGTCCGTCTCATCGAGCGCGAGCGCAAGCACGCCCTCGACGGCAAGAGCTCCGGCATCCGCATCAAGGTCAACTCGATGGTCGACGAGCAGATCATCGATGCGCTCTACCGGGCGAGCCGTGCCGGGGTGCCGGTCGAGGTCTGGGTACGCGGCATCTGCAGCATCCGCCCCGGCGTCGAAGGGCTGAGCGAGAACATCACGGTGCGCTCGATCCTCGGCCGCTACCTCGAGCACTCGCGCATCTTCGCGTTCGACAACGACGGAGATCCCGAGACCTTCATTGGCTCCGCCGACATGATGCACCGCAACCTCGACCGCCGCGTCGAGGCGCTCGTGCGCATCACGGCGCCCGCGCAGATCGCCGAGCTGAGCGATCTGTTCTCCCTCGCGATGAGCGACAACACGAGTTCCTGGTGGCTCGAGGGCGACGGCACGTGGACGCGGCATTCGACCGATGCCGAGGGCAAGGCCCTGGTCGACCTGCAGGACAAGACGATGTTCCAGGTGCAGCGTCGCCGTCGTTCGAGGGCGGTGCGATGA
- a CDS encoding FUSC family protein, which produces MTVPPGGADTTSVSTRLRERFDPRPAVSRAVTDLPAIAQLTVAAMGAYVFSLFVLGHSAPVLAGTVAVSSLGLVRDARPRRVAETVGGMLVGIVISEILLRLVGPGWWQLGITLAVVVFVARALSPQPGFAIAAAIQGLIVLLFPMAPTEASWSRLADGAVGGVAALLVTALVPRNPRAEVLREARTLFAAIDDATATLIRALEDGDRSRAERALEKARALDPLVRAWQESLDSAVAVARISPFLRRRRAELDRYRRVMTATDLAVRNLRVVARRSGYLIDDGVPRPVPADLLRSLARALALVGESLDDIAQQIPAREAARAVARHLDPAQLAPGASAGEHSVISALRPFAVDLLVATGLSEDEARAAMPRI; this is translated from the coding sequence GTGACCGTGCCCCCGGGCGGCGCCGACACCACGAGCGTGTCGACGCGGCTGCGAGAGCGCTTCGATCCGAGACCCGCGGTGTCCCGTGCCGTGACGGATCTGCCCGCCATCGCCCAGCTGACGGTGGCGGCGATGGGCGCCTACGTCTTCTCGCTGTTCGTGCTCGGACACTCGGCTCCCGTGCTCGCCGGTACGGTGGCGGTGTCGAGCCTCGGCCTCGTGCGCGACGCTCGGCCGCGGCGCGTGGCCGAGACGGTGGGCGGGATGCTCGTGGGCATCGTCATCTCCGAGATCCTCCTTCGCCTGGTGGGCCCCGGCTGGTGGCAGCTGGGCATCACCCTCGCGGTCGTCGTGTTCGTCGCCAGGGCGCTGTCGCCGCAGCCCGGCTTCGCCATCGCCGCGGCGATCCAGGGGCTCATCGTCCTGCTGTTCCCGATGGCGCCGACGGAGGCGTCATGGAGCCGTCTGGCGGACGGCGCGGTCGGCGGCGTCGCGGCGCTCCTGGTGACAGCCCTCGTGCCCCGCAATCCTCGTGCGGAGGTGCTGCGCGAGGCGAGGACCCTCTTCGCGGCGATCGATGACGCGACCGCGACCCTCATCCGTGCGCTCGAGGACGGGGACCGCTCGCGTGCGGAGCGCGCACTGGAGAAGGCCCGGGCGCTCGATCCGCTCGTGCGGGCCTGGCAGGAGTCGCTCGACTCGGCCGTCGCGGTCGCGCGCATCTCCCCGTTCCTGCGCAGGCGTCGCGCCGAGCTCGACCGATACCGCCGCGTCATGACGGCCACCGATCTCGCCGTGCGCAACCTCCGCGTCGTGGCGCGTCGATCCGGCTACCTGATCGACGACGGCGTGCCCCGTCCTGTCCCGGCCGACCTGCTGAGGTCGCTGGCGCGGGCCCTCGCGCTCGTGGGGGAGTCGCTCGACGACATCGCGCAGCAGATCCCCGCGCGCGAGGCGGCGCGGGCCGTCGCGCGCCACCTGGATCCGGCGCAGCTGGCGCCGGGCGCCTCCGCCGGTGAGCACAGCGTCATCTCCGCCCTGCGCCCGTTCGCGGTCGATCTGCTCGTGGCGACCGGCCTCAGCGAAGACGAGGCGCGAGCCGCCATGCCCCGCATCTGA
- a CDS encoding DNA modification methylase, producing MKTRLIASVVVAAAVALGTSGCAMLSPQSTTIQYSPADGLNVPASSGPLAVRNALIVANDEGTEGNFVAAIVNESDSSQVLNLEVGENAVKLTVRVPAGDTLSLGTEDTDPLLIEDLGARPGSTVPIFFQSGDGEGARVEIPVLNGDLDYLAPLVP from the coding sequence GTGAAAACGCGCCTGATCGCGTCCGTCGTCGTGGCGGCTGCTGTCGCACTGGGAACGAGCGGCTGCGCCATGCTCTCACCGCAGAGCACGACGATCCAGTACTCCCCCGCCGATGGGCTCAACGTGCCGGCTTCGAGCGGGCCGCTCGCCGTGCGCAACGCCCTCATCGTGGCCAACGACGAGGGCACCGAGGGCAACTTCGTCGCCGCGATCGTGAACGAGAGCGACTCCTCGCAGGTGCTGAACCTCGAGGTCGGCGAGAACGCGGTCAAGCTGACCGTGCGCGTTCCCGCCGGAGACACGCTGAGCCTCGGCACCGAGGACACCGATCCGCTGCTCATCGAGGACCTCGGCGCCCGCCCCGGCTCGACCGTGCCGATCTTCTTCCAGTCCGGCGACGGCGAGGGGGCCCGCGTGGAGATCCCCGTCCTCAACGGCGACCTCGACTACCTGGCGCCGCTCGTTCCCTGA
- a CDS encoding FABP family protein gives MIELPTDLPADLAPLSWLLGVWEGTGVIDYEAGDHHFSGEFTHRVSFSHDGGDAVNYSATAWLGEGESRRLLVSEVGFWRIVRPQGSGDPGPGLLPAVSDEPARTADDVEALRTAEGGFEIAANIVHADGVSELYLGQIRGPRIDIATDAVIAAPGAKAYTAATRLYGLVDGHLLWAWDIAALGSELGSHASARLAKVD, from the coding sequence ATGATCGAGCTCCCCACCGATCTGCCCGCCGACCTCGCACCCCTCTCGTGGCTCCTCGGAGTCTGGGAGGGAACCGGCGTGATCGATTACGAGGCAGGCGATCACCACTTCTCCGGTGAGTTCACGCACCGCGTGAGCTTCAGTCACGACGGCGGAGATGCCGTCAACTACTCCGCCACCGCCTGGCTCGGCGAGGGCGAGTCGCGGCGTCTGCTCGTCTCCGAGGTCGGCTTCTGGCGCATCGTGCGACCGCAGGGCTCCGGCGACCCCGGGCCGGGCCTGCTCCCGGCTGTGTCCGACGAGCCGGCGCGCACGGCCGACGACGTCGAGGCGCTGCGTACCGCCGAGGGTGGCTTCGAGATCGCCGCGAACATCGTGCACGCCGACGGCGTCAGCGAGCTCTACCTCGGCCAGATCCGCGGCCCGCGCATCGACATCGCGACCGACGCGGTCATCGCCGCGCCCGGAGCCAAGGCCTACACGGCGGCGACCCGGCTGTACGGCCTGGTCGACGGACATCTGCTCTGGGCCTGGGACATCGCCGCCCTCGGATCCGAGCTCGGCTCGCACGCGTCCGCCCGCCTGGCGAAGGTGGACTGA
- the phoU gene encoding phosphate signaling complex protein PhoU, whose product MREVFQQSLDEVRVRLVEISELVTEAIEKATRAFGTSDVALAEEVIDNDSVIDDKAIELDELAIDILARQQPVASDLRTVVSALRISASLERMGDIAEHIAQLTRMRFPDRAIPKGLKGTFTKMGEIDVDVARKLTELLRTRDLDLAEQLRNEDDKLDELHVSVFEKVLSESWQGEAAATVDATLASRYHERFGDHAVSVAKKIVYLATGDWAPQPEAEPQI is encoded by the coding sequence ATGCGCGAGGTTTTCCAGCAGTCCCTCGATGAGGTCCGTGTCCGGCTCGTCGAGATCTCCGAGCTCGTCACCGAGGCCATCGAGAAGGCGACGAGGGCGTTCGGCACGAGCGACGTCGCGCTCGCCGAAGAGGTCATCGACAACGACTCGGTCATCGATGACAAGGCGATCGAGCTCGACGAGCTGGCCATCGACATCCTGGCGCGCCAGCAGCCCGTCGCGAGCGACCTGCGCACCGTCGTCTCGGCGCTGCGCATCAGCGCCTCGCTCGAGCGCATGGGCGACATCGCCGAGCACATCGCACAGCTGACCCGCATGCGCTTCCCCGACCGCGCCATCCCGAAGGGCCTGAAGGGCACCTTCACCAAGATGGGCGAGATCGACGTGGACGTGGCGCGCAAGCTCACCGAGCTGCTGCGCACACGCGACCTGGATCTGGCGGAGCAGCTGCGCAACGAGGACGACAAGCTCGACGAGCTGCATGTCAGCGTCTTCGAGAAGGTCCTCAGCGAGTCCTGGCAGGGCGAGGCTGCCGCGACGGTCGACGCCACGCTGGCCAGCCGCTACCACGAGCGTTTCGGCGACCACGCGGTCTCGGTCGCGAAGAAGATCGTCTACCTCGCGACGGGCGACTGGGCCCCGCAGCCCGAGGCCGAACCCCAGATCTGA